The Bacillus sp. NEB1478 genome contains the following window.
TGTCCAGTTCCTTTGTTGTTATGCCAGGTTTTATGTGTTTTTTTAACTCTTGATGAGTTAAGGCAACGATGCGACCTGCTTCCCGCATAAGTTCAATCTCGCGCGGCGTTTTGCAGATAATCATTTCGCCAATCCCCCAATAAGTTGGTCAATGTCTTGAAAGACTTTGTCGATATCCTGATCACCAATAATGTTTTTCAGGTAACCTTTATCACCATAAAAATCAAGCAATGGTTTTGCCTGCTTCATGTTCACATCCAAACGGTTTCGAACGGTCTCTTCATTATCATCTTGACGTTGGATAAGCGTACCGCCGTCTTTATCACATACTCCTTCAACCTTTGGCGGGTTGAATATTACATGATACGTGCTTCCGCATGTTTGGCAAATCCGACGACCTGTTAAGCGCTGCATAAGTTTATCCGAATCCACTGAAATGTTTAGTACATAGTCAATTTTTCGGCCTAGCTCATTTGTGATCTCTTCCAGTGCTTCCGCTTGGGCTACTGTCCGTGGGAAACCATCTAGTAAAAATCCTTTTTCACAGTCAGCTTTAGAAAGTCGGTCACGTACGATACCGATTGTAACTTCGTCTGGAACGAGGTTACCCGCATCCATGTACGATTTTGCCTCAAGTCCTAGAGGAGTTTCCTCTTTAATTGCAGCCCGGAACATATCTCCGGTAGAAATATGCGGAATTCCGTATTTCTCAACAATTCTTTCTGCTTGAGTACCCTTACCTGCGCCGGGTAAACCCATTAAGACTAGATACATCTAATCCCTCCATAAATCACAATCATCTTTTTTTAAATAGATGGCCGGGAAGAATGATCTTCCCATGCTCCTATTTAATGAAGCCTTTGTAGTGTCGCTTAATCAGCTGACTCTCAATTTGCTTCATGGTGTCTAATGCCACACCTACAACAATCAGCAAGCTTGTTCCACCAATTTGAATGGCTGGCGGAAGATTCAAACCTGGAATTGCTGTAAAGACAACTGGAAGTACTGCAATTGCAGCAAGGAATAGTGATCCAACAAACGTTAATCGATACAGAATTCTTGTTATATAAGTTTGAGTGTTAGCTCCTGGACGAATACCAGGAATGTATCCACCCTGCTTTTTCAAGTTTTCCGCCATTTGCTCCGGATTTACCTGGATAAACGTATAGAAATACGAGAACCCGATAATTAGGAGCGCATATATAATCATTCCGACTGGTTTCGTGTAGTCAAACGTGTTGATAATCCATGTCGTTACATTATTCTGACCAAAGAATCCTGCAACAGTTCTCGGTGTAATAAGCAAAGAAATCGCGAAGATAACCGGTATTACACCTGCCGCATTAACTTTAATCGGTAAATGTGTTGACTGGCCTCCAACAGGCTTTGTTCCAACGACACGTTTTGCATACTGAATCGGGATTTTCCGAACACCTTGTTGAATAAAAATAACACCCATTATGATGAGTACAATCGCTATCGCAAGCAGGGCAATCGTAACGATGTGCATAAACATCTGATCGCTTCCACCTTTGAATTGCGTTGTGAAAAGCTGATTAACTGCTGTAGGAATAGCAGCGGCAATCCCCGCAAAAATCAGAACTGAAATTCCGTTTCCAATTCCTTTTAGGGTAATCTGTTCACCTAACCACATTAAAAATGCAGTACCTGCAGTTAAAACTAACGCGATAAATAGATACGTTGTAATGCTAGGGTCTTGTATAAGTCCTGGAAATAGATTGTTAAAACCGATAGACATACCGATTGCTTGGATAAAACCAAGAACGATCGTTCCATAGCGTGTGAATTGAGCTAATTTCTTTCGCCCAACCTCACCTTGCTTACTCCACTCCGTAAATTTAGGAACAACGTCCATCTGCAAAAGCTGCACGATGATCGATGCTGTAATGTACGGCATGATACCCATAGCGAAAATGGAGAAGTTTTTCAACGCTCCACCGCCAAACGTATTTAGAAAACCAAATATGTTAGCACTGTTGCCCGAACTAAATTGTAAAACATCGCGGTTCACACCAGGTACCGGGATGAATGTTCCAAGACGGAACACCACCAGCATTGCAAGTGTAAACAATATCTTGTTTCTCAGATCACCCACACGAAAAATGTTGGAGATTGACTGGATCATTAG
Protein-coding sequences here:
- a CDS encoding adenylate kinase, coding for MYLVLMGLPGAGKGTQAERIVEKYGIPHISTGDMFRAAIKEETPLGLEAKSYMDAGNLVPDEVTIGIVRDRLSKADCEKGFLLDGFPRTVAQAEALEEITNELGRKIDYVLNISVDSDKLMQRLTGRRICQTCGSTYHVIFNPPKVEGVCDKDGGTLIQRQDDNEETVRNRLDVNMKQAKPLLDFYGDKGYLKNIIGDQDIDKVFQDIDQLIGGLAK
- the secY gene encoding preprotein translocase subunit SecY, whose translation is MIQSISNIFRVGDLRNKILFTLAMLVVFRLGTFIPVPGVNRDVLQFSSGNSANIFGFLNTFGGGALKNFSIFAMGIMPYITASIIVQLLQMDVVPKFTEWSKQGEVGRKKLAQFTRYGTIVLGFIQAIGMSIGFNNLFPGLIQDPSITTYLFIALVLTAGTAFLMWLGEQITLKGIGNGISVLIFAGIAAAIPTAVNQLFTTQFKGGSDQMFMHIVTIALLAIAIVLIIMGVIFIQQGVRKIPIQYAKRVVGTKPVGGQSTHLPIKVNAAGVIPVIFAISLLITPRTVAGFFGQNNVTTWIINTFDYTKPVGMIIYALLIIGFSYFYTFIQVNPEQMAENLKKQGGYIPGIRPGANTQTYITRILYRLTFVGSLFLAAIAVLPVVFTAIPGLNLPPAIQIGGTSLLIVVGVALDTMKQIESQLIKRHYKGFIK